From one Enterococcus sp. DIV2402 genomic stretch:
- the murB gene encoding UDP-N-acetylmuramate dehydrogenase, with the protein MKKEKMIKEFPEMALLMDEPLMNYTFTQTGGPADILAFPKNREEVEQLVNYCREQEIPWLVLGNASNLIVRDGGIRGVVIMLLEMNQIQVNDTIIEVDAGARLIDTSYAALDASLTGLEFACGIPGSIGGAVFMNAGAYGGEINDVFTSCDVLFPDGSIRTLTREDMHFSYRHSIIQEMEGIVLNTRFTLEKGEPLSIKTQMEELTYLRESKQPLEYPSCGSVFKRPEGHFTGKLIQDAGIQGLIWGGAQISEKHAGFIVNINHATATDYVELIAHIQAVIKEKFDVSLETEVRIIGEEK; encoded by the coding sequence GAAATGGCTTTATTAATGGATGAGCCATTGATGAATTATACATTTACACAAACAGGTGGGCCAGCAGATATTTTAGCTTTTCCAAAAAATAGAGAAGAAGTCGAACAGTTAGTCAATTATTGTCGTGAACAAGAGATTCCGTGGTTAGTCTTAGGAAATGCTAGCAATTTAATTGTACGTGACGGTGGTATTCGTGGTGTAGTCATTATGTTGTTAGAGATGAATCAAATCCAAGTGAATGACACAATAATTGAAGTTGATGCCGGCGCACGTTTAATTGATACTAGCTATGCCGCATTGGATGCATCACTAACAGGATTAGAATTTGCTTGTGGGATTCCTGGAAGTATCGGTGGCGCAGTCTTTATGAATGCGGGAGCTTACGGTGGAGAAATTAATGACGTTTTTACTTCATGTGACGTCTTATTTCCTGATGGTTCGATTCGGACACTTACAAGAGAAGATATGCATTTTAGTTATCGTCACAGCATTATTCAAGAAATGGAAGGCATTGTCTTAAATACGCGTTTTACCTTAGAAAAAGGTGAACCTTTGTCGATTAAGACCCAAATGGAGGAATTGACTTATCTAAGAGAATCAAAACAACCATTAGAATATCCCTCGTGTGGCAGTGTGTTTAAACGACCAGAAGGACATTTCACTGGAAAATTGATTCAAGACGCAGGTATCCAAGGGCTTATTTGGGGTGGCGCTCAAATCTCTGAAAAACATGCAGGCTTTATTGTGAATATCAATCATGCAACTGCAACAGATTATGTAGAATTGATTGCACATATTCAAGCAGTCATTAAAGAGAAATTTGATGTTTCATTAGAAACAGAAGTGCGTATTATTGGCGAAGAAAAATAA